The segment GAGCACGTTAAAAAAAAGCAACGAGGAATGTCGGAAAACTAGCTAGATCCCCTAGCAAGGAGAACGAATCTGGTCCACACATCCTACATCCACTGAATTAAAATACTAACATTAATGTACAGGACTAAACTCAACAACAGCACCAAAGGCAAATTCACTTGATGCAACCCAAAAGGCAACCTTTTAAGCACTACCCGCAGCGTGCGAGCAGCTACAAGAAGTTTCAAGTAAGATAACGCCAGAGAGATCTTGCAAATGAATAAATTccattaatcattttttaatatcttttttggACTTATTTCAGTGccacatttttaacatgttttctttatatCGATGTATTAGAAATGATTGTAGAAATTTTACAAAGGCGTCCACGACAAAAACTTTGGTTTGTTCGCTAAGCCAGTCTCTTAATACTAAAACTGTATCAGGGGATACTCAGTTATTCTCAACAACTTAGTGAATGATCCAAGCTAATTGCAATGATGCCAGAACGAACCGTACcagctattttaaaaaataaaaactgctTTGTTTcatctttgtttttttacagCAAGATATTTTCGTAAAAGAGTCTCTCATTTCATCAATTGCATCGTTCATGTCCGAGTTCTCCAGTCGGTCTGACAGCAAACTTATTTTACAGTAATCAAAATAGCAGAGAATACCCGTTGTTGTATACTACTATACTGTCCGCGACTTCTACTCCTTTTTTCACTCTTTCCctactgcccccccccccccactggaTTCTGTATGTAAATGGTACCCGAGTATTTCGTCATCACATGTTTCTACAAATAGGATcttatatcattttttcaacatttaagaCCTTGACACGTGTCTCCTCAGAGTATTTTAGGGAATTGGGGAACTGTTTTAAATAAACCTAAATAGGTATCTCGTGTGTCAAAGACACAAGCGTTGAATCGAGAGGGGGGTTATGGACTTATGAACGCATGAAGACCATTGAGTCCTATCACACAAGAAATGTTCTTTGAAGAAATGAGACAATACTAATTAGTATGCATTAAGCatattatatattcaaatattttattcaaaaaatccTTTCATTACTTGAATAAGgccaataaaatataataatgtaattCAGTTGTCTAACAAGTCTGcaataacattgattttttgatGATGTTTTTACAACATGCAGATttgtaataaatacatgtatcctcATTTAAACATCTATGAAAGATGTTATCGTTAAACAAGCTGTCAATCAGCTTTTAATTTCATGATTACTTTATGATAACTTCTATGCAGGTATTGTGTTTTAGAATTGTCTAACACAGTACCATTAAATGTaccttaatattttgaaaatgaaaattaccccctcccccaccccccccccccccaaaaccaACCCTATTTTAGTAATAAAATATTAGctctttaaattgaattttatacaAAGCTCCTCTTCTAAAAGAAATTCATATTATCTAATGATGTAAACGATAATCAAGCCCTTTTGGTATCCTCTTTAAACTACCAAATGGAAAAGTCAAAACGACACAGCAAATAGGATCTAccaaaacgattttttttatctaaataaacCACTATATagacaaaaacaacaacatgaaCCAAGTTTTGATTTTGAGTTTATTCAGTCTTGTTATACCAAGTTCTGATGCTCAATGTTTTACATGCCTAAATTTAAACATGAATAAATTAAGAAGCACTGTTCATTGCCTCAtgtgtatcatttttttatgaacCGCTGAAGTTACCGTTTTCACATGtctgattaaaatatgaataaaatgataagaaatagGATGGGTAATACAGTATTTGGTTACAACACGTATTATAAATGCAAACATGCATACATATCGCTTCATAAAATGTGTCGTATTCCATAACGTGTTATCTGCACATGTCAACATTGTTGAAAGAAAAGCTTTATTTATTGTGAAACACCAAGTCCCAAAAGTAGGCAATAATCTTATCAAAGACTAAGGTACCAAGATCCGATAAATGAATCATACAGAAGTATTTCGCAACCTTAAGCATATACAGAAATGCCACAAAGCTTGTTGGGATACTAGCTAATTCCGCTAATAAAGATGACTTCTTGGAATCCCTTTTGCATTGGCAGCAACAGTTGGTAAACATCCAGAAATTGCTACAGAAGAGGTGCATAAAGCAGCAAGGATAGGCATTCTTTattctaaaacaaaataacaacagaAATTAATGAAGCACTGAAGCACATATACAGGTCATTGATATTCAAAAGAAGTTAAAACCTCACATAAAACAACAAACCAAAACACTGTTAAAGAATAAAGAACGACAATACATAATGCACTGAGATATGTTTAAGCGGTTGAACACTAACtcgttaaaatataaaagaaaacaaaaaaaaaatatttttagaacaaTCAAGTTGAATGagttatcaaatttaatttcataaaacactTTTAGTAAGCACTGGCTTCCATATGAAACTAGaattataaaaacattattaaaagCTTTGACAATTTgagtattaaattaaaaaaaatgtgcttcaaGAAGGTTCGATGGTTGGGTCCATTCTTTGATTGTACTGATCTTCATTAGAAGAGAAGCTCTATGTGAAATGATaggaaaataccaaaatttaaaaggaaaaatatagggatttttttctttactaaataaaagtttatagaTGAACAAATCtgatcttaaaattttaggtaAATCTGATggctaattttttttaccatccaGCCGTATTAAAAATCTTACAGGTGTAgtataatgtttttaaagacaCTAGGAGGTTACATCTTAAGTATGTAAATGTAACGAAAGAAAATCGGAACATATGCTTCAGAAATTAATGGGGCATTGGTATACTTGATATCTAAAACAATGAATGAATGTTAcagcattaaatcattaaataatgTATCAATGAAGAAGGCATAAAATGATtgctttataatatatatttttaaagctcaACCCACTCATAAAAAGGCGtcacacatatatataaatatttgcatCCACCAAATAAAATTCCCTCTATTTACTCAAGGAAATtgattatattattataattcaCAGGTCTTTATAAAATGACAGAATTGAAATCCACACGCCCGTTTAACGACTGGTCATAACATTAGCAACCTtagaaaaatcacagactgcacgaaataatgaTGGTGTCAGATTCGAGTTCCCATggaagacgatttggctgtttcttttatctaatgtactgatgtacataACAATTAATTAGTTAATATATCCGACCAccagtttatttaaaaaaaattaatataaagatgtaaatataaacaatgaaatgttttctttgataattcatgTGAGTAATGAAGGTTCCTTcacatatattatttatttcattgcatACCTAAAACTCATGGCCGACGTGTACTTTGCGGAACCGAGCGGAACTATCTAAGAGGCAATTAACGGggaaactaaataaaaaaaacccacaataaTTTCAATAAACCCATCCTAAAtggaatattgatttttttgtttcgttttgtttttgtttttgggttttgttttgggggttttttttggggggggggggggggtaaatttgatgtattaataaattatgCTACTCATTGTACATAAATCATTACACGTTTCTTTCCGAAAAGAACTAAAAGTcataagttatttgttttaacATGTTAGAAtgacaatgtacatataaatttgAGATATAAACCAAAAAGTCTGTAGGTGAAATAATCGATGAAAAATAGTGATCTTTCTTCTGAATAAccaaaagaaaattattcagaaaaaaagaaaaccaaagtATTTTTTATCGATGTTTAGATTTGTTAAGTTTGGTTTAATTCTCAACTTTATTTAACATTGTCATTATAACATCTTATAACAACTAGCTACTGTAAAATTAAGTTTCTTCATGAAAAAAAACgtgtaataatttaaaaaacaatgagtagcatattttttttatctgtcaTCGACTTTAAATGTCTCATATTATTtcgctttaaaaacaaaaaactttgtATGGGCAAATTCAAGATAGGTTGGGACcgtttgaaaatgaaaaggggcgaaaataaaacggggcgtaataaaaaaaaaaaaaaaacctgtatacagtaattttCCTGAGTAGCTTCGAGAAAATATTCCATCTGATGTGACAGTTTTAATAAAACCAAGATGGCTGTGATTTGTACCTTGTGGATTATTAGGAAGAAggtaaatattatttcattataagaaaaatataaaacgtcATGTGCCTGTGCACGCCAACGCGGGTTACgcaatttttcctgcaatgttgCTACCATCATAAACCGCATGAATCATACACCAAGGAAGTATTTCACTGTTTAAATGAGCCAAATTAAAACATTGTCTATGTTAAACAACTAATTGACAAACACGTGCAGATATGTATACAACCTTTGGATGTAATAACTTTTAATTGTTAATCCCATTGGCTAATTTccgtaaattttttttttcaaaaatctgaGCCAAAATCGCAGGATAGATATTATGACTCTAGCTGGGAAAAAGATGCTTTAcaacatattaaaaattatatcagGTAACGTTAGAGCCATCATGTACAGACAAAACTGAGGAATTATTATACTAGAAGGCCTGTGTAATGTGCAATGTATACCATATTAATGCAGGATCAGCAGATTGAAAAAGTACATGACTTACTCCGGGCAGCAATAGCGAGCTGGACAACGGCACAGGCACCTGATGCAACCCAAGAGGCAGTTCTTAATGCGGAGTCCACAGCGTGTCGTACATCTTTTACACATGTCGGAACAGCTACAAGTCGAGACTTTTAAGTGAGTTACATAGCGCCAGATAGAACTAGCCAATGAAGAAAACCCATTCAAGAAACCTTTCAATTGTTTAGAGTTTCCAGTACCGCATCCAAGACATAAGTTTACTTCATTACGATGTATAAGAAACGTTTGTGGAAATTTGACGAACATATTGACTAGAAAAACTTCAGTTCGTTCGTCAATATAATCTTTAATATCCGTATCGATGGGTGTTCGGTGGTTCTGAACGATCTGGTAAATGATGTTAGCCAATTGCAATGCTGCCAGAACTGTACCAGCtattgtaaaatacaaaaaCTGACTTGCTGTGTCTTTTGTGGACTCTTTAGTACATTTTTTCGACATAAAAGTATCTTTTACTTTCTCTTGCACTTCACCGATTGGATCGTCCATTTCCAAGTACTGCAGCCAGTCTGACACCAGACTAATAATAATCAAAACGGCAGAAAATACCCGGCTTGTTGTGTACCACCATACCTTCCGTGGCTTCTTCTCTTCATTTTCCTCCTGACCTTTAGGCTCCCCCACTAGTTGATATTCTACGGTTAATGGTGCCTGAGTATTCAAAGCCACTGAACCGGATTGGTTTTGCATATTCGATCGTGGAAAATCCGATCCACGATCAATGTACTGGGCATTTGGTGCCGGATAATTTAGAGGTGTTCTTGGATGGTGAAGCCCGCGATCCATGTATCCCATATTCTTATAAGCTCTTCC is part of the Magallana gigas chromosome 3, xbMagGiga1.1, whole genome shotgun sequence genome and harbors:
- the LOC117692824 gene encoding uncharacterized protein, translating into MSNNTVTNNSRSEIHDWNYRMNRLNDQIAERRFRRDGGFYGAEGLSPPRADSGSRNLGYDDDDERKVNNGRSFGMPGDMEQRYQRNGERRNAGYRGQFGERSRLYQIPNDEDRTRSFNRNHGQEIDKKGNRGTDFRKKMRDDRHHYLEMDEMGYRETEFGKGRKNDTNNYQEIDETGYRDSEFRKERRNNRRYHQEMDDETGCKETEFCNGKAVNGIGRAYKNMGYMDRGLHHPRTPLNYPAPNAQYIDRGSDFPRSNMQNQSGSVALNTQAPLTVEYQLVGEPKGQEENEEKKPRKVWWYTTSRVFSAVLIIISLVSDWLQYLEMDDPIGEVQEKVKDTFMSKKCTKESTKDTASQFLYFTIAGTVLAALQLANIIYQIVQNHRTPIDTDIKDYIDERTEVFLVNMFVKFPQTFLIHRNEVNLCLGCGTGNSKQLKGFLNGFSSLASSIWRYVTHLKVSTCSCSDMCKRCTTRCGLRIKNCLLGCIRCLCRCPARYCCPEIKNAYPCCFMHLFCSNFWMFTNCCCQCKRDSKKSSLLAELASIPTSFVAFLYMLKVAKYFCMIHLSDLGTLVFDKIIAYFWDLVFHNK